In the Marinomonas algicola genome, one interval contains:
- a CDS encoding electron transfer flavoprotein subunit alpha/FixB family protein encodes MSILVLAEHNNQTLQAVTLNVLSAAQKIGGDITVLVAGNACATVADQIANVSGVSRVILADATAYEHQLAENVSKLIVELAAGFTHILAASTTTGKNVLPRVAALLGVNQLSDVLSVESATCFKRAIYAGNAIATVESHDAVKVMTVRGTAFDAMPSDGGSATVENTDKVFDSSDVSFSHEELAESDRPELTEAKVVISGGRGLANGENFDLLYKVADKLGAAVGASRAAVDAGYVPNDMQVGQTGKVVAPDLYIAVGISGAIQHLAGMKDSKIIVAINKDEEAPIFQVADYGLVADLFTAVPELESKL; translated from the coding sequence ATGAGCATTTTAGTGTTAGCAGAACATAATAATCAGACTCTTCAAGCCGTTACTTTGAATGTTCTATCGGCCGCCCAAAAGATCGGTGGCGACATTACTGTTTTAGTGGCAGGCAATGCCTGTGCGACTGTTGCGGATCAGATTGCAAACGTGTCTGGTGTGAGTCGAGTGATTCTTGCCGATGCAACGGCTTATGAGCATCAGCTTGCGGAAAATGTGAGTAAATTGATCGTTGAACTTGCCGCAGGCTTTACGCATATTTTAGCGGCATCGACAACAACGGGCAAAAATGTGTTGCCTAGAGTGGCTGCATTATTAGGGGTAAATCAATTATCCGATGTGTTATCTGTTGAATCAGCGACCTGCTTTAAACGCGCTATTTACGCTGGCAATGCCATTGCCACGGTAGAGAGCCATGATGCGGTAAAAGTTATGACGGTTCGTGGCACCGCATTTGACGCTATGCCGAGTGATGGCGGCAGCGCAACAGTAGAGAACACCGATAAAGTATTTGATTCTTCTGATGTGAGTTTTAGCCATGAAGAATTAGCGGAATCAGATCGCCCTGAGTTAACAGAAGCGAAAGTGGTCATCTCGGGTGGCCGTGGTCTAGCTAACGGAGAAAACTTTGATCTCTTGTACAAAGTGGCTGATAAGCTAGGAGCCGCTGTTGGGGCATCAAGGGCGGCAGTGGATGCTGGGTATGTTCCAAATGATATGCAGGTTGGTCAAACAGGTAAAGTGGTTGCGCCGGATCTATACATAGCGGTTGGTATTTCTGGTGCTATTCAACACTTAGCTGGTATGAAAGATTCTAAAATCATTGTTGCTATTAACAAAGATGAAGAAGCGCCTATTTTCCAAGTGGCGGATTATGGATTAGTAGCGGACTTGTTCACGGCGGTGCCTGAATTAGAAAGCAAGCTGTAA